A portion of the Candidatus Sericytochromatia bacterium genome contains these proteins:
- the nhaD gene encoding sodium:proton antiporter NhaD → MISFRLDARPSTMTLCRSAGASLGTLALLGVAPAHAATGGAQPSPDLTGHGVGLAALAVFAVAYALVMAEDVLHLRKSKPMLLAAGLIWALVAVGLAQAGAPHAAEAAVRHNLLEFGELFLFLLAAMTYVNTIEERGVFDALRVRLVRAGLSYRALFWVTGAFAFCLSPIADNLTTALVAGAVVVTVGAGQPAFVSLACINIVVAANAGGAFSPFGDITTLMVWQKGVVQFGEFFALVVPALVNWLVPAGLMAMTIGRGAPEPREEAATVLPGAWVIVGLFIATVALAVVFHAWLHLPPVVGMMMGLGLLKLYAYVLQRRTPHAAPVLDEPDDVFAAPPLEPSPQPGPFDPFKQMERAEWDTLMFFYGVIMAVGGLGTLGYLALVSSSLYGGLGATWANVLVGGLSAVIDNIPVMFAVLSMNPEMSMGQWLLVTLTAGVGGSLLSIGSAAGVALMGQARGHYTFLSHLKWAWAIALGYAAGIGVHLLLNRHLF, encoded by the coding sequence ATGATCAGCTTCCGACTTGATGCCAGGCCCTCCACGATGACCCTCTGCCGCTCGGCAGGGGCCTCCCTCGGGACGCTTGCCTTGCTGGGCGTCGCCCCGGCCCACGCAGCCACCGGAGGTGCCCAGCCCTCCCCCGATCTCACAGGCCACGGTGTCGGCCTCGCGGCCCTCGCTGTCTTCGCCGTGGCCTACGCCCTCGTGATGGCCGAAGACGTCCTGCACCTGCGGAAGTCCAAGCCGATGCTGCTGGCCGCCGGCCTCATCTGGGCCCTCGTGGCGGTGGGGCTGGCCCAAGCCGGCGCCCCTCACGCAGCCGAGGCGGCGGTGCGCCACAACCTGCTGGAGTTCGGCGAGCTCTTCCTGTTCCTCCTCGCTGCGATGACCTACGTCAACACCATCGAGGAGCGCGGGGTCTTCGACGCCCTGCGCGTCCGGTTGGTCCGCGCCGGGCTGTCCTACCGGGCCCTGTTCTGGGTGACGGGGGCCTTCGCCTTCTGCCTCTCGCCGATTGCCGACAACCTCACGACGGCCCTCGTCGCCGGCGCCGTGGTGGTGACGGTCGGCGCGGGGCAGCCCGCCTTCGTCTCCCTCGCGTGCATCAACATCGTGGTGGCCGCCAACGCGGGCGGGGCCTTCTCCCCCTTCGGCGACATCACCACGCTGATGGTGTGGCAAAAGGGTGTGGTGCAGTTCGGGGAGTTCTTCGCGCTCGTCGTGCCGGCGCTGGTGAACTGGCTCGTGCCGGCGGGCCTGATGGCGATGACCATCGGGCGCGGCGCCCCCGAGCCGCGGGAGGAGGCCGCCACCGTCCTGCCGGGCGCCTGGGTCATCGTGGGGCTGTTCATCGCCACGGTCGCGCTGGCCGTGGTGTTCCACGCCTGGCTGCACCTGCCGCCGGTGGTCGGGATGATGATGGGCCTGGGGCTGCTGAAGCTCTACGCCTACGTGCTGCAGCGCCGGACGCCGCACGCCGCCCCCGTGCTCGACGAACCGGACGACGTGTTCGCGGCGCCGCCGCTGGAGCCCTCGCCCCAGCCCGGGCCCTTCGACCCGTTCAAGCAGATGGAGCGCGCCGAGTGGGACACGCTGATGTTCTTTTACGGCGTGATCATGGCCGTGGGGGGGCTCGGCACGCTGGGCTACCTCGCGCTGGTGTCCAGCAGCCTGTACGGTGGGCTGGGCGCGACGTGGGCCAACGTGCTGGTCGGCGGGCTGTCGGCAGTCATCGACAACATCCCCGTGATGTTCGCGGTGCTCTCGATGAACCCCGAGATGTCCATGGGGCAGTGGCTGCTCGTGACCCTCACGGCCGGCGTCGGGGGCTCGCTGCTGTCCATCGGCAGCGCGGCGGGCGTGGCGCTGATGGGGCAGGCCCGGGGGCACTACACCTTCCTGTCTCACCTGAAGTGGGCCTGGGCGATCGCGCTGGGGTACGCCGCCGGCATCGGCGTTCACCTGCTGCTCAACCGGCACCTGTTCTAG